The DNA segment GAGCCAGTCTTTCGCGCCTAGTTGGAACTCTTGGAAGGTGAAAAGGTTGGACGTTCCCACGTCGCCTACCACGCTTGGCTCCGAAGCGTAAGCCTTGCCCGCCATCACCAGATCGGGATAGTAGGCGCGGTTGATAAAGTCCGCCGTCTCTTGAAATTTCACAAGATACTCGCCAAGCCGCGCGGGGTCTAACAGGTCCATCACGCAGGTTACGCCGCCGACGGTGAGGCTCTGCGGGTGCGGCTGTTTCGAGCCGAAGATCGCCATCATCTGCGCGACGGTTCTTTGAATGCGCAGGCATTCGAGATAGTGCGAGAGCGCGATCAGGTTCTGTTCGGGCGTTAAACGATAGGTTTTATGCCCCCAATAGCCGTTGGCGAAGGGACCCAAAGCGCCTTTTTTGGCAAACGCCGCCACCCGCTCTTTAACCGCCGTTAGCTGATCTGCGCCGCAAGCGTAAGGAACGCGCGCGTATTTGAACGCTTCGTCGGAGGCTTTTTTCGGATCGGCTGAAAGCGCGGAGACAATATCCACGAAATCAAGCGCGTGAAGTTGATAAAAATGCACGGGGTGATCGTGTAAAAACAGCGCCGCGTTCATCAGCGTTCGCGTCAAAACGGCGTTTAGCGGCGGAACGATACCGAGCGCGTTTTCGACCGCCATAATACCCGCCTTGTAGTGCGAAAAGGTGCAAACGCCGCAGATTCGTTGCGTAAAAAAGCCCGCGTCGCGCGGATCGCGCCCTTTTAATATCTTCTCTATGCCGCGCCACAGCGTCGCGGTAGAGTAGGCTTCGGTTACTACGTTGTCGTCATTCACGACGACCTCCACCCGCAAATGCCCTTCAATTCTGGTTATTGGATCGACTACTATTCTTTTGCTCATTATCTCCCCTTAATTACTAGGCTTTTTTGAAAGCGCTGATTGCGGCGTGCGCAGCTACGCCGATCGCCGTAGCGGTCAAAAGCGCGACCCCGATCTTATCCGCCGTGGCGTCCGCGTCGATAGAGTTGAACGCCTTAGAGGCGAGCGGCTCTTCAAACGGTCCCATCTTGTCCCAAAAATCAGGCTCCGAACATCCGATACAGCCATGCCCCGCCTGCACGGGCCACGAGGTGTGCTGGTTGAAGCGCTCCCTAGAGCAGTTATTAAAGGTATATGGACCCTTGCAACCGACCTTATAAAGGCAGTAGCCGTTTTTCGCGCCCTCGTCGCCAAACTGCTGAACGAACTCGCCCGCGTCGAAATGCCCGCGCCGCTCGCACAGATCGTGAATGCGCAGACCATACGCCCATTTGGGGCGGTTGTAAATATCGAGCGCCGGAAGCGTCCCAAACAAAATATAGTGAAGCACGTTGCCCACGATGTTTTTCTCGCTTGGAGGACAGCCCGGCACGTTGATTACGGGTTTATTGGTAATTTCGCTAAGCGGTTGCGCGTTTGTGGGATTTGGATACGCCGCTTGAACGCCGCCAAAGCTAGAACAGGTTCCAATAGCGAAGATCGCCATCGCGTTTTCCGCCGCTTCTCTAGCGTGTTCCGCGCCCTTTTTGCCTAGCGGTCCGACCGTGAGATAAAACTCGCTTAAACCCGCGGGAATGCCGCCTTCGACCATCAATATATATCTGCCCTTGTAGTTTTTGATCGCCTCTTCCAGATTGTGTTCGGCTTGCCAGCCGCTTGCCGCCATCACCGTTTCGTGATACTCAAGCGAGATATAATCGAAGATAAGGCTATCGATCGTGGGCGCGTCCGTGCGAAGCAGACTTTCGCTGCAACCGGTGCATTCCGCCATGTGTAGCCAAACGACGGGAATGCGATCGGTTAGCTCAGCCGCTTGCGCCACAAGCGGCGCGAAGGACTGCGGCAACGAAAAGAGCGCCGTAACGCCCGCCGCCCATTTCATAAAGTCGCGTCGCGAGATTCCGTTTTCTTCGAGAACCGCGCCGATCGGTTTTTGCTCGTCTAGTTTCGGGGCGTTAGCAAGCGCGTTAAGCCGCGCCGCCAGCCTGTCGCGTAGAGCTTGATATTCCATAATGAACCGCCTTTATAATAATATACGTTTATATTAACGATCTTGCGCTTAAACTTAACTTATATATAATACATTTTTATTAAGAAAACTTATAGGAAAGGCGGCGAATGTGCCTCTCTATCCCCTCCAAAGTCATCGAGATCGACGAGGCGAACAACGCGCTTGTCGATACGATGGGGGTAAAGCGCAAAGTCTCCTTAGACCTAGCGGGCGAACCCGTGGCGCTTGGCGATTACGTCCTAATCCACGTGGGCTTCGCTATGGGCAAGATCGACGAAAAAGACGCGCTTGAGAGCCTTGCGATTTTCAAAGAGATCGCCGAGAAAATGCAAAGCGGCGAGATCGACGAGCGCGACGGGGATTTAGGGCTTGTCGATCGACTATCTTAGCGACTACCGCGACCCGAAACTTATAGCGGCTTTAAGCGCGCAAATTAAATCGGAGGCGACGCGAGCGATCAACATTATGGAGATATGCGGCGGTCATACCCATACGATTATGAAGTATGGTCTGCCACAACTTCTACCCCCAGAGATCAAGTTTATCCACGGACCGGGCTGTCCCGTCTGCGTAATGCCCAAAGAGCGCCTCGATCACGCGATCGCGATCGCCAATATGAAAGATACGATTCTGACGACGCTAGGCGATATGATCCGCGTGCCGGGAAGCAGAGGCTCCCTGCAAGAGGCGAGAGCCAAAGGCGCGGACGTTCGCGCGCTCTATTCGCCGCTTGAAGCGCTAAAAATCGCGGCGGAAAACCCCGATAAGACCGTCGTCTTTTTCGCGATCGGTTTTGAAACGACTACGCCGATGAGCGCCGCGCTGATCGAACGGACGATCGCGAGCGGCGTAAAAAACCTGCTCTTTCACATCAACCATATTCTTGTGCCGCCTCCCGTTTGCGCGATTATGGATAGCGGCGGCGAGATCGACGCGTTTTTAGGTCCTTCGCACGTAAGCGTGATTACGGGAAGCGACATATTCGCGCCGATCGTCGATCGCTACCAAACGCCGATCGTTATTAGCGGCTTCGAGCCGATCGACGCGCTCGAAAGCGTCCTGATGATCGTTCGGCAGTTTAACGAAGGGCGGCGCGAGGCGGAAAACCAATACTCCCGCGCCGTTACGCCAAAGGGCAACGAGAGAGCCAAAGCGCTGATCGATCGCTACTTCGAGCCGCGCGAAACCTTCCGCTGGCGGGGGCTAGGCGACATACCAAAAAGCGGGTTGAAGCTGCGCGATTCATACGCCAGCCTCGACGCTGAAAAAATCTACGCCGAAAAACTGCCAAACGATCCAATCGACGATCACAAGCTCTGTATCTGCGCCGAAATCCTAAAAGGGCGCGCCAAACCAACCGACTGCAAGGTTTTCGCCAAAGCCTGTTCGCCCGCCTCGCCGCTTGGCAGCTGCATGGTTTCTAGCGAAGGCGCGTGCGCGGCATACTATCGCTACGCTCAAACGCTTTAGCGATCGGCGCTTTTGCGATAAAACCGCGCGCGGCAAGACGGCGGTCGAGCTAAATTTTGTCGAGCGTAAAACAAAGCGGCGATACAATACCGTTTTCGCGCCGCGAGTTAGGCGGGCAAAACCGCCGCGCGGATTTGAAACGGACGAAAAGGAGAGAAAATGAGAGGGGCGTTGGCGGCGGTCGTTTTATCGCTATGCTTACGCGCGTTCGCGCAAGAAGAGCTTGAATACCTCGATAACTACAGAAAGGCTTTGCGCCTATCCGGAAACGATATAAGCGCGGGCGCGCTTTTGTGCAAAAGCGAAGGCGGCTCGATCGGCTTTTTCGCCGAGCTGTCTCCATACGGCTCGGATCGACAGATCGCGGGGGAAAACGTTCCGGAAAATATGATCTTTCGCGTCTCTTACTACCGCAAAAACGAGAAAAGCGGCGAGATTACGCGGTATTTTGAGGAGGACGTCGCCGTGTTGAGCGTCGATTCAAAAGAGCGCTTTCGCTTTACCTTTATAGATAGCCCCGCGATTTTATATCTGGAGCTGATCGATCCGAATATGAAGCCGATCAAAGTCGGCGAGGCGTTGAGCGGCGTAAAAATCGTAAAACTTGACAAGCGCGACGACATATATGTTGAAAATATTGTTAGGCTACGAGAAAACGACGCTAAAGCGATAACGTGCGATCTTCGCGTTAAAACCGCGCATCTGCAAAAATAGATGAAAGCGACGGCTTTCGCAAACGCCCGCAGGCGGATTGGCGAAATAAAAACGGCGGTTTTAACGAGCGTCCAAAAGCTAGCGATACGAACAAAAACAAAGGCGTTCGCAAACGCTTGCGATCTGGCTAAAACGGCGATTGCCGCAAACGCCAAAAAACTAGCGCGTCAAACGAAAGCGGCGATAGGCGAAGACCTATATTTGGCGCTCCTTACGCTGGTTTTCGGCGGCGTTTACCTCTATCTATTGGCGACGACTCGTTTCGCGCTTAAGTTTGTCGCGCTGTGGTCTGGCGCGGCGGGCGCGGTCTTTTATTACGCGTGCTATTTCGCGCCCGCGTTCTGCGCGAGCAAACTGCTTGGAACGCAAGCCAAAACGCCGCGAGCGATCGCGTTAGCGCAACGTTTTACGCGAGCGATCGCGTTGGCGTTTGTCGTCGTTATGTTTTTTGCCGTATTGTCGTTAGCGCCTATCGCGCTGATCGCGGCGGGCGGCTACGATAAGGGCGAATGCTTTGGCGCGGCGTTCGGCGGCGCGTTTATCGGGTTGGCTATATTTACCTGCTTAATCGAACGTTTCAAGAGAGGCGAAAGTAGATGACGTTTTTGTCGGTTTTTAGCGGTTTTATAATCGGGTTTGTCTGCTGGAAAGGCTGTTTCGTATTCGCGAGGGCGATCGCCGCCGCGCTTTTTGACGTTGAAAGCCTAGCGCCTGCGGGGGTCAAGATCGCTTACGGAGGCGTTTTCTTATTTTTGTGCGGGACGACGGCGCTTTTGTTGCTCATATATCCGATATATTCGTTTATTGTCGCCGACGCGAGCGCGGGCGAGTTTTATCTTAACGTCGCCGCCTCTTATGTCGGCTCCGTATTTGGATTTTTGGGTTTGTTGTATTTGCGGCTGTTTGTGGAAACCAAGAAAAAAAACGAGGCTGAAAATTTATGAATATTCGCGTCTATTACGAGGATACCGACTCGCTTGGAATGGTCTATCACGCGAACTACCTAAAGTTTATAGAGCGGGCGCGAAGCGAGGCGTTTTTCGCGATCGGACAGAAACCCGAAAACGTTGGCGCGTATTTCGTCGTTCGATCGATGAACGTTCGTTTTATCAGATCGGCGAAGCTAGGGGATACGCTAGAGGTCAGATCGCGCCTAAAAGAGCTTCGCGCCGCCTCGTTTTGGCTTGAGCAGGAGCTATGGCTGGATCAGACCCTAATTTTTAGCGCCGAAGTCGAAATCGTTTCCGTAAAAGAGACGAAACCCGTCAAGATCGACGAGGCGACCAAGCGGCTGCTGACCAGCGTTTTTCCTTATTCGATCGGCGGCAGAAGCTGATTAACCGGACCTTCGGGCGGCGGCGGCGCCAAAACAAAACGCGCGTTTTTGATCTGATAGATTTTGATCGGGTATTGAATCTGA comes from the Helicobacteraceae bacterium genome and includes:
- a CDS encoding nickel-dependent hydrogenase large subunit: MSKRIVVDPITRIEGHLRVEVVVNDDNVVTEAYSTATLWRGIEKILKGRDPRDAGFFTQRICGVCTFSHYKAGIMAVENALGIVPPLNAVLTRTLMNAALFLHDHPVHFYQLHALDFVDIVSALSADPKKASDEAFKYARVPYACGADQLTAVKERVAAFAKKGALGPFANGYWGHKTYRLTPEQNLIALSHYLECLRIQRTVAQMMAIFGSKQPHPQSLTVGGVTCVMDLLDPARLGEYLVKFQETADFINRAYYPDLVMAGKAYASEPSVVGDVGTSNLFTFQEFQLGAKDWLFDSGIILGGDISKVYEVDEDKITEEATRSWYKKDAPLHPYDGETDPSYTGFKEADTIDGNGRSVKAPLIDERGKYSWIKAPRYDGKPMQVGPLANIVVNYVKGNERVGKVVEGFLKDTGLPVGAVFSTLGRTACRMIEAKVIADNALAAFNNLAANLKVDQSTCAPYIIDKNKEYKGRYIGHVPRGTLSHWVRIKNGLIENYQAVVPSTWNASPKDSQNQRGSYEECLIGLKIADLSKPLEIIRKIHSYDPCIACAVHVMDANGANMSSHKVTLDNGATC
- a CDS encoding hydrogenase small subunit is translated as MMEYQALRDRLAARLNALANAPKLDEQKPIGAVLEENGISRRDFMKWAAGVTALFSLPQSFAPLVAQAAELTDRIPVVWLHMAECTGCSESLLRTDAPTIDSLIFDYISLEYHETVMAASGWQAEHNLEEAIKNYKGRYILMVEGGIPAGLSEFYLTVGPLGKKGAEHAREAAENAMAIFAIGTCSSFGGVQAAYPNPTNAQPLSEITNKPVINVPGCPPSEKNIVGNVLHYILFGTLPALDIYNRPKWAYGLRIHDLCERRGHFDAGEFVQQFGDEGAKNGYCLYKVGCKGPYTFNNCSRERFNQHTSWPVQAGHGCIGCSEPDFWDKMGPFEEPLASKAFNSIDADATADKIGVALLTATAIGVAAHAAISAFKKA
- a CDS encoding HypC/HybG/HupF family hydrogenase formation chaperone, which translates into the protein MCLSIPSKVIEIDEANNALVDTMGVKRKVSLDLAGEPVALGDYVLIHVGFAMGKIDEKDALESLAIFKEIAEKMQSGEIDERDGDLGLVDRLS
- the hypD gene encoding hydrogenase formation protein HypD gives rise to the protein MSIDYLSDYRDPKLIAALSAQIKSEATRAINIMEICGGHTHTIMKYGLPQLLPPEIKFIHGPGCPVCVMPKERLDHAIAIANMKDTILTTLGDMIRVPGSRGSLQEARAKGADVRALYSPLEALKIAAENPDKTVVFFAIGFETTTPMSAALIERTIASGVKNLLFHINHILVPPPVCAIMDSGGEIDAFLGPSHVSVITGSDIFAPIVDRYQTPIVISGFEPIDALESVLMIVRQFNEGRREAENQYSRAVTPKGNERAKALIDRYFEPRETFRWRGLGDIPKSGLKLRDSYASLDAEKIYAEKLPNDPIDDHKLCICAEILKGRAKPTDCKVFAKACSPASPLGSCMVSSEGACAAYYRYAQTL
- a CDS encoding YbgC/FadM family acyl-CoA thioesterase, which produces MNIRVYYEDTDSLGMVYHANYLKFIERARSEAFFAIGQKPENVGAYFVVRSMNVRFIRSAKLGDTLEVRSRLKELRAASFWLEQELWLDQTLIFSAEVEIVSVKETKPVKIDEATKRLLTSVFPYSIGGRS